The segment GGAAGCCAAACGGGATGTCGCAAATGGCAAACGCACCGTTTGAGCTGAAGGGCAAAAGCGTTTACGTCGCCGGCCATCGCGGCATGGCGGGCAGCGCGATTGCGCGCCGGCTGGCGCGCGAGGACGTCAGGCTCGTCACGGTGGACCGGCGCGAGGTCGATCTCTGCAACCAGGCCGCGGTGTTTGACTGGTTCGCGAAGGTGCGGCCGCAGGTCATCTTCCTCGCCGCCGCCAAGGTTGGCGGCATCGTCGCCAACAACACGCTGCGCGCGGAGTTCATCTACGACAACATCGCGATCGCGGCGAACGTGATCCAGGCCGCGCATCAGAACGGCGCCGAGAAGCTGATGTTCCTCGGCTCCTCCTGCATCTATCCGAAGCTGGCCCAGCAGCCCCTGCGCGAGGATTCCGTGCTGACCGGCCCGCTGGAGCCGACCAACGAGCCCTACGCGATTGCCAAGATCGCGGGCATCAAGATGGTGGAGGCTTATCGCAGCCAATATGGCAGCGACTTCGTCAGCGTGATGCCGACCAATCTCTACGGCCCCGGCGACAATTATCATCCCGAATTCAGCCATGTCGTCGCCGCACTGATCCGGCGCTTCCACGAGGCGAAGCTGTCAGGCGCGAAGAGCGTTGTGGTCTGGGGCACCGGCACGCCTCGGCGCGAGTTCCTCTATGTCGACGACATGGCGGATGCTTGCGTGCATCTGATGAAGACCTATTCGAGCGCCGAGCTGATCAATATCGGCACCGGCGAGGACATTGCGATTGCCGAGTTCGCGCGCGTGGTTGCCGACGTCGTCGGCTACAGCGGTGGGATCAGTTTCGACACGACGCGTCCCGACGGCACACCGCGAAAACTGCTCGACGTCAGCCGGCTGACCAAGCTTGGCTGGCGCGCGACGACGTCGCTTCACGACGGCCTGAAGAAAGCCTATGCGGCGTATCTGACCGGCTAGCTGCTCGCGGTCATGCGGCTCGCCGCCGACAACACGAAATCTTGAACCCGAAGCTGTCGTGCGCCGATACATCGGAATCGCAAGCCGATTTTCCGTGCCGACCTTCCGCGTCACAGCCCGCAGGCTGCCTGATCGTCACGCGTGGCGCTTGCATACGTCCACCGCGTTTTATATCGTTCGATCTAAATCTATGAGGCCGCAATCTGTGTCCGCGAAATTGCGTCAGGGCCTGATCGCCGCGAGTCCGATTGGAGAAGTTGAGATGAGCAAGACACTTTCCGAACAGCTCGAGGAATTCCTGGCCGGCTGGATGCAGCGTGTCCCTGCAGAGCGTCGGGCGGTCATGGAACGCCACATCGCGCATCTGTCCGATGTCGGCCTCGGCAAGCTGGCCAAACAGGTCGGCGACCGGGCGCCTCCGATCAGCCTGCCGGGAGTCGATGGCAAGCCGTTCGACGTCGCGGCGCTGTTGGCGAAAGGCCCGGTTGTCGTGACGTTCTACCGCGGCGGATGGTGCCCTTACTGCAATCTCGAGCTGAGGGCCTATCAGAACCTGCTGCCGCAGATCGCGGCTGCCGGCGCGAGCCTGGTCGCGATCAGCCCGGAAAAGCCCGACGATACCCTCACGACCGTCGAGAAGAACGCTCTGACCTTTCCTGTGCTGAGCGATGTCGGCCAGGCGGTCGGGAAGGCGTTTGGCCTGGTCTACACCTTCACCGACGAGTTGAAGTGGGCATATGAAGCGTTCGGTCTCGACATCCCGGCCAAGAACGGCGCTCCGGGCGAGTGGTCGCTTCCACTGTCAGCGACTTATGTCATCGGAACGGACGGCATCATCCTGTTCGCCGATACGGGGGTGGATTATCGTCGTCGGACCGAGCCGTTGGACGTCCTGACGGTGCTTCAGCGGTCGGCGGAAGCAGCCGAATAGGCGCTGCACGTGCGAACCGGCCGCGCGCCAGAGGAGGAAGACGATGAGTGTCTTGCGAACGCCCGACGAAAATTTCGCCGATCTTTCCGGCTATCGGTTTCGCCCGAACTATCGCGAGTCGCGCGCCGGTCTGCGCATGCATTACCTCGACGAGGGTGCACCGGATGCTCCGGTGGCGCTGTGCCTGCACGGGCAGCCGACCTGGTGCTATCTTTATCGGAAAATGGTGCCGGCCTTCGTTGCCGCAGGCATGCGCGTGGTGGCGCCGGACTTCTTCGGCTTCGGCCGGTCCGACAAGCCTGCGGAGGAAGCGACCTACACGTTCGACTTCCACCGCGACTCCATCGCCTCCCTGATCGAGGCGCTCGATCTGAAGCGGATCACGCTGGTTTGCCAGGACTGGGGCGGGCTCATCGGCCTCACCATTCCCATGGACATGCAAGCGCGGTTCGAGCGGCTTCTGGTCATGAACACGACGCTTGGCACCGGGGATGTGCCTCTCGGCGAAGGCTTTCTGTCCTGGCGCGCCTTTTCGAACAGCAAGCCCGACATGGACATTGCCGGCCTGATGCGTCGCGCTGTGCCGACGCTCGACGAAGCGGAAGCTGCCGCCTATGCGGCGCCGTATCCGGACGTGCGATACAAGGCCGGCGTGCGGCGCTTTCCGAATCTCGTACCGG is part of the Bradyrhizobium commune genome and harbors:
- the fcl gene encoding GDP-L-fucose synthase; this translates as MANAPFELKGKSVYVAGHRGMAGSAIARRLAREDVRLVTVDRREVDLCNQAAVFDWFAKVRPQVIFLAAAKVGGIVANNTLRAEFIYDNIAIAANVIQAAHQNGAEKLMFLGSSCIYPKLAQQPLREDSVLTGPLEPTNEPYAIAKIAGIKMVEAYRSQYGSDFVSVMPTNLYGPGDNYHPEFSHVVAALIRRFHEAKLSGAKSVVVWGTGTPRREFLYVDDMADACVHLMKTYSSAELINIGTGEDIAIAEFARVVADVVGYSGGISFDTTRPDGTPRKLLDVSRLTKLGWRATTSLHDGLKKAYAAYLTG
- a CDS encoding peroxiredoxin-like family protein: MSKTLSEQLEEFLAGWMQRVPAERRAVMERHIAHLSDVGLGKLAKQVGDRAPPISLPGVDGKPFDVAALLAKGPVVVTFYRGGWCPYCNLELRAYQNLLPQIAAAGASLVAISPEKPDDTLTTVEKNALTFPVLSDVGQAVGKAFGLVYTFTDELKWAYEAFGLDIPAKNGAPGEWSLPLSATYVIGTDGIILFADTGVDYRRRTEPLDVLTVLQRSAEAAE
- a CDS encoding haloalkane dehalogenase — translated: MSVLRTPDENFADLSGYRFRPNYRESRAGLRMHYLDEGAPDAPVALCLHGQPTWCYLYRKMVPAFVAAGMRVVAPDFFGFGRSDKPAEEATYTFDFHRDSIASLIEALDLKRITLVCQDWGGLIGLTIPMDMQARFERLLVMNTTLGTGDVPLGEGFLSWRAFSNSKPDMDIAGLMRRAVPTLDEAEAAAYAAPYPDVRYKAGVRRFPNLVPDRVDADGAALSRRARDFWSKQWDGKSFMAIGMKDPVLGPPAMQALRASIRNCPPPLELADAGHFTQEAGAVIVEAAIKSFAG